ACGGTCTCGAAATAATAGCATCGGGCGAGAATCCGGAGGCTGCAGACACACTTGGCATAAACGTAGACAGAGTCAGATTCTTCTCCACGCTTGCTGGTGGATTCCTTACAGGTATTGCAGGAGCGTACCTCAGTCTCGCCTACGCCAAGCTCTGGACCGAAGGGATGACTGCCGGGAGAGGGTGGATCTGTCTGGCCCTTGTCATATTCAGCGGGTGGATGCCTCAGAGGGCAATATTCGGGGCTTATCTTTTCGGTGGACTGGATGTACTGTCCTTCAAGCTTCAGGCAGTGGGCTTTGGTCTGTCCTACCACCTGCTGAAGATGATCCCATACGTCGTAACGATAGCAGTACTGCTCTTTAGCGTGGCAAGGAAAAGGGGGGCCTTTGGAGCGCCTGCATCTCTTGGAATACCGTACATAAGAGGAAGCAAACAGTAAAATTTATCTCTAATTTCAGACCTCTGAAAGTATGAAGTTGAAATGGGTACTGGTGATAATGGCTATTCTTGTAGCAGGATTTTTTGCTGGATGTGCACAACAGGCAGAAAAACCGCAGACAACGACTACGGCAGTACCAACTACCACAGCAGAGAAAAAGGAGATCAAGGCCGCCTTCGTTTACGTAAGTCCAATAGGAGATGCCGGGTGGACCTATGCACACGATCAGGGAAGGAAGTTTATAGAAAAGAAGTTCGGAATCAAAACTGCCTACGCCGAAAATGTTCCAGAGACCGATGCTGAGAGAGTGATCAGGGAGTTTGCAGATGAGGGATACAACGTCATCTTCACAACGTCATTCGGGTACATGGATGCGACGATTGCAGTGGCAAAGGACTACCCCAACGTAGTATTCATGCACTGCAGCGGATACAAGACAGCCAAAAACGTGGGTACATACTTCGGCAGAATGTATCAGGCCCGTTATCTCACTGGCATTGTTGCCGGAGCCATGACCAAGACCAACAAGATTGGTTATGTTGCAGCCCATCCCATACCGGAGGTAATCAGAGGAATCAACGCCTTTGCACTCGGTGTCAAGAAGGTTAACCCCAATGCCAAGGTATATGTTGTGTGGACCGGCACCTGGTACGACCCTGCGAAGGAAAAGGAGGCTGCACTGAGCCTTATAAGCGAGGGATGTGATGTCATCGCCCAGCATCAGGACTCCCCAGCACCGCAGGAGGCTGCGGAGGAGAACGGAGTTTACTCCATCGGTTACCACAGCGACATGTCCAAATTCGCCCCGCACGCTCACCTAACTGCTGCCGTATGGAACTGGAGCATAATATACTCATACGTGATTGAGCAGGTCATGCAGGGCAAGTGGAAAAGCGAACAGATATGGTGGGGAATAGACAAGGGCGTTGTGGGACTTGCCCCGTTTAACGATGCCGTTCCGGAAAACGTCAGAAAAATGGTGGAGGAAGAGAAGGCGAAGTACCTGAACCACAAAGTTCCAGATCAGTACCCCTTTGTGGGCCCAATCTACGACCAGCAGGGCAAGCTCGTTAAAGCTGATGGAGAAGTCATGACTGACGATGAGCTGCTGTCCATGAACTTCTTTGTTGATAACGTTGTTGGGAATATCCCCTCCCAGTAATTCCAATTTTTTGATTTCAGGCAAAAATTTGCTACAGTAAAACAGATTAATCCAACTGAGATAACCGGAACATGATAAAATGGGCTGTCCTCTCATTAACAATTGTGTTCTGGGGACTTGCATTTACGGCGATAAAGTATGCGGTATATTTTATCAGCCCCGTAGACGTTGCGGTTTTGAGATTTGCAATCGCAGATGTT
This genomic interval from Archaeoglobus neptunius contains the following:
- a CDS encoding BMP family ABC transporter substrate-binding protein codes for the protein MKLKWVLVIMAILVAGFFAGCAQQAEKPQTTTTAVPTTTAEKKEIKAAFVYVSPIGDAGWTYAHDQGRKFIEKKFGIKTAYAENVPETDAERVIREFADEGYNVIFTTSFGYMDATIAVAKDYPNVVFMHCSGYKTAKNVGTYFGRMYQARYLTGIVAGAMTKTNKIGYVAAHPIPEVIRGINAFALGVKKVNPNAKVYVVWTGTWYDPAKEKEAALSLISEGCDVIAQHQDSPAPQEAAEENGVYSIGYHSDMSKFAPHAHLTAAVWNWSIIYSYVIEQVMQGKWKSEQIWWGIDKGVVGLAPFNDAVPENVRKMVEEEKAKYLNHKVPDQYPFVGPIYDQQGKLVKADGEVMTDDELLSMNFFVDNVVGNIPSQ